The Centropristis striata isolate RG_2023a ecotype Rhode Island chromosome 1, C.striata_1.0, whole genome shotgun sequence nucleotide sequence TGAAAGAGGGAGCACATTTGCAAGTGGCGGATGCTTCTTATTTTGCATATCTCTCACTTCTGCTTTCCCCTTCTTCTCCTTTTCTATTCACCTGAGAGGATTTAAATAAATCCATAAAGCATGAAATATCAGAAATAGAAAAGTATTGCATGAAATGCATTTTCATAGGAGCCtccccacccacacacaaacactcatacaCAATTTCCCCCTTCTCTTCTATTCGCTgtcaatgtgtgttttttgtgataaaCGCTGGTACAATTTATTAACATGTGACCTCTTATTTGTATTCAGCATTAATATGCAGCATCAGATACATGTCCCACTTTAGCCTTGCTAATTCTGTAAACATGGCAATGGAGGGGAGATGAGTGTGTTTAACGAGATTAGGCGTGCATTGTCAAGCAAATCTCCGGTCAGTGTGCAAGTGCTATTGAAAGTCAATTATTGTTTGAAATATTCCTATGCCTTCTCAACTGTGTAAATTGTATATTTGCTGCCTGAGATATCTCTCATTATTGTTTAATTCATTCTCTTGTGTAGCGTACACCCACTGGAAATCAACgctggtttgaaaaaaaaggataaaatacatatttaatcaatATGTTAAAGTGACGGATCTcagtatttttctctgtttaaatGAATTGTGTGTCAAGATTCAGTCATGTCCAATCATCACACAAAAAAGTAGACCCCGAGTGATTTGTGAATTAACAGAATTTGTGCTGATATGATTGTGCAATGGTACCCAGGAGGCTGCTTTCTTAATGAaataactgtaataaaaaatatcgaacattataattaattttacatacaaTCTActacattgtcaaccaattctagtAATTAAAACTgagaagatacaaaataaaatttcaaTGAATATCTAAATTATCACCACAGTTGTATGATAaatttcagtcaattgctgaacATTcaagtaaaaattaaataaaaataaaacaaatagctAACAACATTTCTAAATGACCCCAATCATTGTCTTGCATGCATCATATGTTCTGTTAAATATGTCTTTCAAAGATCTATGAAATTTAAAAAGCCTCTGTCAAATCACAGTCAGGAATAATTGGtgatttattttgacagtgCTTGAAGATCAAAACTGAGAGAATGAGGCCAAATTTAGTGTTCACTgctattttgttttaatgaccATATTggacattttggttttttttttatcataaaactTCACATTTATTATTGAAGGGTaaattatacatctttttttacaataaCGGTGCGATATCAAAATTTTCTTTAACAGTAAGTGAGTGTAATTGTTTGAACAAGTTAATTTAAAAcgctgtttctgtctgtgtctctagATAAAGAAGAGCCAAGCAGTTACACATGCACCACCTGTAAGCAGCCCTTCACCAGTGCCTGGTTCCTGCTCCAGCATGCCCAGAACACCCACGGCTTCCGCATTTATCTGGAGAGCGAACCTGGCAGCCCCCTCACCCCCCGCGTGGCTGCAGCTCCTGGGATGGGGGGTGACTGTGCCTCCTCCCAACCTCCCCTCCACGCCGTCCACTTGGCCGACGGCAGTCCTTACAGCCTCCTGAGGATGCCGGGCTCCGGGTCCGGCCGGGAGTCGGCGTCCACGCCTCGCGAGGGCCGTTACCCCCGAACCCCACCGCTGTTCAGCCCGCCGCCGCGCCACCACCTCAGCCCCGATGACCTGGCCCTGGCGACCCACCATCCCAGCGCCTTCGACCGGGTGATGAGGCTCAACTCGGTGCCACTAGAAACCCCTCCAATGGACTTCTCTAGACGCCTACGTGAGCTGGCTGGGAACGCCACCGGGGCTTCCCCGCCGCTCTCCCCCAACAGGCCCAGCCCTATGCAACGGCTGCTGCAGCCATTCCAGCCAGCTTCAAAGCCTCCATTTTCAGCGACgcctcctctctccacctctcagTCACCTTCTGGTTCACGCTCCACCCCCAATCCCATTTCTAACACAGCCCAACCGGGCACACCTCTCAAGGCAAAGTCTTGTGAATTCTGCGGGAAGACCTTCAAGTTCCAGAGCAACTTAATCGTTCACCGGCGTAGCCACACGGGGGAAAAGCCATTCAAGTGTCACCTCTGTAACCACGCCTGCACCCAGGCCAGCAAACTCAAACGACACATGAAGACGCACTGTCAGAGCAAGTCTTCGGCGCTCAACGCCAAGTCAGACGACGGCCTCTCGACGGCGAGCTCCCCAGAACCTGGCACCAGCGATCTGATAGGCAGCGCCACGGACGCTCTCAAGTCAGTGGTGGCCAAGTTCAAGAGCGAGAACAATGGCCTCATGCCTGaaaatggagaggaggaggaggaagaagaggaggaggaggaagaggaggaagaagaggaggaggaagaagaggaagaagaagaggaggacggggaggaggaggaaatcgAGACTAAGCCTGGAgttgaagaagaagaggaaaggaaTGACTATCGTTTCAGTCTGCGGTTAGAAGGGGCCCGCCACCACCAGAACAGCGACGCCCTCCACCCGCACCGCCGGAGCTCGTCCCGGGAGCCTGTCGACGAGGACTCCGCCTTGGAGTCGGACCGAGCAGATGACgggaccaccaccaccatgaACGGCCTGGGACCTCTATCCAACGACAGCCTGTCCAGGAAGCTGCTGAGCGGAGGGGTCAGCCCCGGCTCCCTCAGCCCGCTGTCCAAGCGCATCAAGGTGGAGAAGGATCTCGACCCCCCCACGCCAACGATCCCCAACACGGAGAACGTGTACTCCCAGTGGCTAGCTGGCTACGCTGCCTCACGACAACTCAAGGACCCATTCATCAACTTCACAGGTGGGGACTCCAGACAATCGCCCTTCGCCTCCTCATCGGAGCACTCGTCGGAAAACGGCAGCTTGCGCTTCTCCACTCCGCCCGGCGAGCTGGACGGGGAGCGGGCGGCCTCGGGACGCAGCGGCACCGGCAGCGGGGCCAGCACCCCCCACGGGAACGGCAGGCCGAGCTCCAAGGACGGCCGCCGCAGCGACACCTGCGAGTTTTGCGGCAAGGTGTTCAAGAACTGCAGCAACTTGACAGTGCACCGACGCAGTCACACTGGAGAGCGGCCCTACAAGTGTGAGCTGTGCAGCTATGCGTGCGCCCAGAGCTCAAAGCTCACCCGCCACATGAAGACCCACGGACAGATGGGCAAGGACGTGTACAAATGTGAAATCTGCCACATGCCTTTCAGTGTATACAGCACTCTGGAGAAACACATGAAGAAGTGGCACAGTGACCGCCCTCTGGCTAATGACATTAAGACTGAGTAGGCAAAGAGCAGCATGCTGGCAGCTCTCTCTCAGCTCCCCTGGCTAAAAAGCGACCCTGGCTAAGTAGCCAATAAGTGAGGGGAAAGGACTACAGGGTTAGACACCAGTACACGGTACAGCCCTGTTATCATCCCCGACTGGAAAAAGCTGAATGCATGATCCATCAGTGGGGCAATACTATTGCATCAAAACTTTTTGAGCCTTTCTATTGTGCAATAATTTACacgttttgtattttttgtaactgGACAGCATGCTCAGTGTGTTTTGGCTACTTAGAGAGAAAATTGTCCTCGGCTGGTGGGTTTTGGTTGTACATGTGTTGCTGTTTTGATTtcttcaacataaaaaaaaaaaacgttagtTATGAGAACCCATGCTGCATACAGTACATACTGTTTTACATATCATGTACAGTTTTGTGTTAGTGGACAGTGTCATATTATCAAAAACATCAAGACAAGCAGGGTCACACTTAAAACTGATCTTTGTGAAAGATTTTCCATGCAAGATTGAGATAAGagatatatatagagatataaaataaattggGCTGCCTATGAAATGCTAGGCACGATCGCCATGAAAatatttctttgaaaaacagcaaTGAAATTAACAATATGGTgtgaaatgacaacaaagagtgCCTTGGATATTTTACCTGCATTAGTTAATCCTCCTTTTTGCTATAAGCTCGGAGTTTCAGCTATAGAAGATTACaggacatttttgtgcacaTATGGAATAAGCAGGTCCTTGCATCAAGCACCTGTACAACCCTGTCGTTTTGTGACTTAGCAGAGCATAAGGAACCAGCTgacatgaaaaaagaaaaaaaaaaagattatgtgTACCTCTGGTAAATCATTTATCTGCCTGACTCATGTATATTGTTATTCTCCAGATTATGATTCTGTTTACTGGCATGTTACATGCTAAAAAAGGAGTAGGTGTGTAGAGTTTTTTGGTTTTaggtgttttatgttttccGGTACATGTGTACCATACTGAGAGGGTAGTGTGACGAGTTGTTTTAACCAACGTAAAGCTCTTAATTTTCCAgagtgtttattttctttgaaaattaaaagtttgcagggttttttttgtaagtagcaCAGAATTATGTTTCTTCAGTGTCAGCCAGGCAGCAGTGTAGCCAGCAGCCACTTGAAGACCACAGAGTGGGTTTTTAGTTGTTCTAAGCCAGACAGATTTGGGGTGTGGGTTAGGGTGGGGGTTAGGGTGGGTGTCGGAGGGTAGCGGGGTTTGGGATGTGGGTTGACCAGGTGTCTCTACAATTCAAATGTTTATGTCCTTATAGCGCTTATTCTCTTTACCGCATTAGATTTAGGAACCCTTAAGTaatctgaaacatttttttatgaactCACATTGGCAACGATCTTAAAATCAAAAGTCAAAATCCgaatttagtgaaaaaaaaagaaagatttccCCTCCCACACAAGTTTTTAAGAGTCAGATTTTCATGATTTGTGTTCTTTTCAGTTAACATGCTCTAGACCTCATTGTGGtagttgtatttttctttatctCCATCCCGTCATTGTTGATGATATAGCACTTGTCACTCTGCCTTGGATTCTGTATCTGTCTCTCTAATCGGAGATACAGTCGGTTGAGTATAAAACAAGGACCGGATTTCAGATCTGGGACTACCTACGTGCACTGTTCAATTTTCCCAGTTTACAGTCGGACACTCAAGGGAAAACTTGCTCTTATGCTGACAGATTAGTGTGGTGTCATTGCtttgcattaaaaacaaaaaaataaaaaataaaaaaagagagttgAACTAGAAACTGTTGCCAGCCATGTCTCCTCCCGAGAACTAAACATCAGTTTGGCTCTTGGTGGTATCAATGCAGGAACCGCCATAGAAATATCCTGCTTCATACCGACTATAGAAATATACTGCtcagaacagaaagaaaaaagatctacaaatttgatttaaaaagataagtaaATTGTGTTGTTGAGTTTTTAAAGTAACACTTCAATATCTTTAGGGGAGAACcttatttaaattttgttttaatttttttttttttttctcttttctgtcttGGTGACATCCGGGACTTGATCACTATGTAATGAATTGTAATGTCTCTCATCTTTTTTGCCTTTACTATACACAAGTCTTCAGGTTGAACAAAAATTTGCATTGGGGAGAGatttatgatatataaatatatagagagAACTTAAAACACATAGGAAAATGCACACTCATGTAAGTTCCTATGTTCAAAACACATTTATGGTCtacttttttcctgtatttaGAATGGTATTTGAAATTAATGTTCACTTAGTGTAGGcacttatagtatttatgttggAGCCtgtatttttaactgttttgccTGTACTCTTTAAAGGTTTCAAtgtacccttttttttttttcggtagTGAAAAAAATCCCAACAAGCTGCCACcgtatattttcttaatttggCAGGATAATATAGTGTGAATAATTTGTATGCTTGAAAATAAgtatgtttttgaaaaataaaatgttgtggATTTCCCCAAGGGTGAGAGGTCATGTAATGGCCTTTTCAGGCAGTCCCGCTGGAGTGACCACAATGAGGTAAAAACAGGTGGTTGTACATatctttttagtttgttttatatatttttctctcctGCCATTTTATATGCAGTAATACAAGCTATTGTTGGGTTTTCTCGGTAGCCAACTTTTTACTGTCCTTGAACATGTACCACCTGATAACATTCCAGCCGTTTTTGAAAAAGACCTTTTGTCATATGCAATCAATCCAACATCAATctgaaaagcatttttttgttgtttttgctacagtttttttgttttgttttgaattttgttttttcattgccAAAAGAACCATGGTGCTTTATAATTTAAATATGGTACATCTCATATGCAAggcatattctaaatataacggaaatcatagaaagaaaaaagtttggtACATGTTATCATTGCTGATGGTATTGAGGTACATTTGAGTTTTCAGCCTGATTTCATCCTGTGTTCTGTATTTACTCTCAAGCTATTTGTTCTGAACTGAACTTGAAGTTGACCGACGGCATTGGTCgacattatttattatgactatacacacacatgctctgtTCAGAACAGAGTCACCGCAAAACAAATCAGTTCATTTTTCTCCCTTCTGGTGAATTGTGATGGCTTAATTTCTCTGTTTGATGACCAAAGGTCATTGACCAACATTCATGAGTTCTTGCTCGACTTacagatttttgttgttgttatttttcagtTACGGAGATGCCACTCTATTTTCAGCTGTTGTCTGCATTATTCTCTTCACTCAGCCATTTtgtcttgaaaaaaataaaaagtattacaTACATATCTGAATTTGctgctcttgttttttattctggtctgccactaaaacacacacaaacattttaaatctacCTACTTTTGTCactttcaggttcatacttgtattttgggtttctgctagaatatttttaaatgctttagtgttaaaaaaaacaatttattactCTTTACATATTGCCCATGGCTTCTACACATCTATTTAGCTACATCTTTAAGTCCcactctcaaaaaaaaatactgaaaagcCAAATAAAAGCTTCCAAATGGAAaagtacacaaacaaacatgttccagcagtaatattatattattaatattgacaTTGGTAACCAAGATTACTGGTTTCCCTGATGTATATTGCATATATTTAGCCACTGTAACGGAGTAAGTAAGGAGAAATTAGAAACATCCGCATCCAAAACTACAGTTTTTTCCTGACGTTAGCATGTGGCCACATGTAGCAAAGGAATGACTGTAATGGAGTATAGCAGCTGCACTTTCTGACTTGAAAAACCATGAATAAAAGCTTCCAAACCAAGGAGAACATAAATGAGCATGTTCAAGCAGGAATATGATGTGAAATCAGGGAAATATTAACCACATCGATACAGGTTTCCCCGATGTTAGCACTTAGCTACATGTAGCAAGGGAATGACTGTAATAGCACATGTTATAGCTCTTTCTTCCACACAAATGTTCCACTGAGGAGAAATTAGCATCATTGGCATCCAAGATCACAGTTTTTCCTGATGTTAGactgtagctacatgtagcagtgtatTTAATGCCAATACTGCATGCCCTGAGCATATAAACCAATACCAATGACACCCCAGGCTGATGACATTTGACTGAGTTCGGAAAGgtccaaaaaagttttttcccctCACGGGGATACTCTTAGATCCATTTATGTCATCATTTGATTATTtagattatttgattattatgtGCAATATCAACGCCCTCTTTAATTAATGgccttagtcattttttttaggtttttcagaaaacacaaaaaaatggtagcaagcatcatgaggagatgatttaggcaaaaatatcaaaaataattgtcaagaaatgaaataatttgAGAAGGTGACAGTATGAACATCCAACAACGTGACATACACAGTCGCCCAAGTtgggataaaatatttttttatctctttccatggaatgattgtgaaaatgtgattcattcttgacagataaagtgtattatcttctcaaaactttattatatcactttcaaacatatcacaatgaagatgaaaccacaattaacagaggattgtgtctgaaaacaacaaaatgttacaactttatgggcaagtgtgtatatataacaatatataatagttagttgattttattgtatgttaataatctgaatctgtGTATAGTGGAGTTAAAAGTATGGTaattccctctgaaatgtaaaggagtagaagtataaaaaagcatgaaatggaattactaaagtaaagttcaagtacctcaaaattcaacctggtctcacagaaatccgtgaaatagccacggattcgctaaactcaaaatccgtggaatagccacggaatcactcaaatttccgttaaaaactgacacggatttcactacaatgcaagttattgacagtcatatcctgtggctattccaacatacaaagtgattattttcattcactgagtgaatatttagaaaataaaacatatatttctcactagaaatgtgatcaaaatccatttttatgcagaaactaagtcaaaatattgattttttcacaaaaaatgagagaactgtccaattggaacaaatatccatggaatagccacgggatatgactgtcattaacttgcattgtatcgaaatccgtgtcagtttcacggaaatttgagcgattccgtggctattccacggattttgagttaaatgaatccgtggctatttcacggattcctgtgagaccaggttccaaaatTATACCAAAGTGCATGATTTGAGTAAATggacttagttacattccaccttcAGTCTATTGTTGATGGTTATCTGTTTAATCATACAAAAAGggtattttttatgaattatgaGTAAGTGGTGGAGTTCTAACTTCATGGGCGGCCTTGTAtataagacagaaaataagaaaaagcacTTTAATACATGCTACATAGTGCTTAAGTTCATTGTCAGTGAATGTGTGTGGATGTATTGCTCCCAGGTGTGTTTGCGTGTTGCTCAGCTTGAATCAGCCGTCATACGAGGTGGAAGTTCACCTCCATATCTCTGGTCTGTGGCCTTGTCGGGTCAGTGAAGCGTCTGTGTTATATCTCCAGCAaccctcccacctcctcccacctcctcctgtctctcccTGCACCCCCACTCACCCACTCACCACCAtctatttttttcctaccacaccactctatttttttcccctccttcatgtttttttcatcataCTGTATCTAACTTTATATATCCTCCTCTGTCCcaatctctctcttttcttccgACCTCTCCCTTCcctgtttcctcctctcctccgctGAAGCACTGGAGGGCAACGTGACAGATTAATCGCTCTCCTTGTCCGAGCCCGGCGCTGTTTGCCTAGCAGGGCCAGATTAAAGTTCACAGATAGAGAGAGGTTCCTGCTTGGGCCAGGTGTTGACAGTTAAGATAAAGCAGAGTCGCGAGGAAGTAGGGGGGGTGGTTGGGTGGCTGTTGGGAGCGAGGAATTGTTAGcctgtgtgtgttcttgcaCATATACACATTTATAATGTTCAGGAGGGTggttacccccctccccctcgcTTGCGATCTCCCAAGTTCAATGTCAAGAGAGCAACAATGCTCCGGCCCACAAATCCCGCCACCAAACAACCCATGCATAGCAGACATACTTTTCCCATAGCAGACTCTTGGCCCTTGCCTACCATCCCCtgccccccctcctcttcctccttgtgTAGACATATGTCCTTAACTCATTAAGGCAACAGTCGCAGCTCTTTAACTGAAAGGGGGGAAAAACGTTTGTCATGCAGGGAAAAATGCCCACAATCCTTGAATATTTTGACTAACTtgtgtttcatttataaaacaagATGTTGGAGGAatttgaaaagtgttatttctgTTACTCTAATTTCTAGCAAGTCTTAGGGGGAtacactgtctgtctgctgaagGGCAAGGATTTATTAGTTCATTATGCTAATCAAAACTAGTTCACAAACACTCTTGAAAAGATAACCCCCCCTTCCCTCTTTTCGCTCTTCTTCCCCTACttcacctctctctctgtcctgacTTGCCTGTGTGTTTAAAGCGAGGGAGGCCTCCCAGGCATAGCTGGGGAAATCCTGTCCAGGAGAGAGTTGCCGCGTTGAACCGACTCCCTAATCCTGCTAATATGCCACTTCTCCCTGTCCTCTGCACTCCCTCAATTCCTCTGCTGTCCTCCATCTGTGTGTCGCTTCTGTCTCCTCCTTGCGTCAACTGTCGGTGGATCCTCCCTCTTTATCTCTCCTATCCCTCCTTTCCTTCATTCCCTATAGTATATGCACTCTGTCATGCTCTGTATTTTTGCCCATTCCTCTTCCTTTACTTCTCGCGTCTGTTTCGGGCTCATTTTTTCTTGGGCCCGGGCCCATCTCACGAGTGTCAGTGAGTAGAGGAAGGCTGAAGAGCAGAGATGGAGAGGGAGACTGCAGCTGTGCTGTGCTGCAGTGAAGAGGGGGCCTCGTCCGGGCTCCTTGGAACAATATAAAAGCACTAATCACCCAGGACAGCTGACACCCAGtgcctcacacatacacacactatgcttcacacacacactctcacacacacaaagttctGAGGATTGCCAGTACAGGGTGGAAGGAGAGGAGCTCTGCCCAGACAAGACTTGCAGGTCTGGCTCGGCTAGAAAACAAAGTCTGTGTTTTGTCTATGGGCAGCCACGCTTGGGGGCTGAAAGTGCTTTCTCACAAACATGCACATACGCCCATAGAGTGTGCCtatgcacgcacacactcatACCTACTGTACAATAgacacgcatgcatgcacacacatgaaaaCTTAAAAGGCAGTTAAGTGCATAGGAGTATACAGGCAAACTTCCCCTCATGCACACTGAATCAAACACACATGCTGATGCTGGGACACAAACCACATAATGGTTTgggtgcatgcacacacacacacacacacacacacacatacatagacacacacacacacgtgcatacACAAAAGTGTCTTCGGGAATGTGACCTTTTCCCAAAAGCCTCCCTTTCCTGCCCCggctcccctccccctctggCTGTGTGAAGACTGAAGGGGTCAAGGGTCAGGTTTTGGGGGGCTGGAGATTAGGTTTCACATGACTGAGCACCTTTGTTGGGGCAGGCCGGCAGAAAGGAAACGTCCAGGAGGGTAGCTGTGTCTGtctgaggaaagagagagagagagagagatggggggaAGGGAAGAAAAAAGGGACAGAGGGATGGATGCAGGGTCGAGGTTTAAGTTTGGTCAGGCTGAAGTTGAAGTGCAAGAGCGAGCAGGAGGAAGTGTTGGGGAAGCAcgagggagaggaagaagagacgGGGGACGGAGAGTGAGAAAATGTGAGAACATAAAAGAGAAAACCAGAATAACCTCACACACATTCCTCACCCTATAGCACCGCTTGGCTTTCTCCTTacacctctccctctcttaactccttctctttcttcctctggcCATGTGGCTTCTGTGTCGGGCTGTGGCCAGCCAGTGTCCTCAGTGCCTGCTGGCTGCGCCGATCTCCCCCATGACCACACAGCGAGAAGAAAGCCCCAGCCAAAATAGTAAACTGGATCACAGCAGAatcccccttcctcctcctcctcctcctcctcctcctcctccttcgccTTCCACAACATCTGAGTCGTAGTCTGCCCGCTAGACAATATGTGCTGTAACTGGCAGTGAAAATCTTGGCAGAGACCCGGATTACCTCGCTTGTGAAGTATTGCTTTAaatgtccgtgtgtgtgtgtgtgtgattttttttttctttttcctacttctcaaacctagagagagggATTTTAACGACGTGCAACAGTTTCAACTAAATGAGTCACAGAGGTGGGACTGGTACTGCTGATGGCTTCCAGATAAGGTGAAAACTTTGACCCTGGagtgaaaaaaaaggacatGGGGTGAGGGGGGAAAGAATGTCTTGAGTTCTGCGCTGACCATAATTGAGTGGACTCTTTTGGTTTCATGGTGCGCAATCAGATATGAGCCTGAAGGTATTGCCTTTATTGCTGACCTTTGGGACGTTTGGCATTCCTTAAAACTTTGTTGCATATTATTTTCCAGTGCCACAAGTGTATGTGCtgctttgtgtgtatgtgctgctttgtgtgtgtgtgtgtgtgtgtgtgtgtgtgtgtgtgtgtactaacaCATAAGGGCCAGTCTTTTGCAGATCAGCACTATTTCAGTGAAAGCTGCACTGTACGGTATCAGTACGTGGTTGGTCTATCGCTGAAGGGGTTTCCTTTGGCACACTGCAGGGGTGGCTCATTCCAGAGCATGGGTGGttggaggagagggggggggggggggtcagggGGTGAGGGAGGTGGGGCGGGGCGGGGTGGGGGGGGCAGTGGATTCCAGAGACCGACTGATCTGACCTTGAACCGCGGGGCGTGGAGCGCCATGAGTGCCACCGACTCTGTGTTGCCCTGCCACTGCTGCCAAAAACTGCatgtttacgtgtgtgtgtcaTGCCTTATTACATGTGGACATGCTGCAAAGACAGACGTACACATGTGggtgtgcacatgcatgtgcCTGCATATGGAGAGGTTTGTGTATGGTCATATCTTTGCgtcgtgttgtgtgtgtgtgtgtgtgttctccaggTGCAAAGCCTCTGGCAGAATTTATATGACCAGTTAAACAGGGTCATATTATCAGTACCCTCTGACTTGTGTGTGCTTTTCAGCGCACCTGCATacgtgtctatgtgtgtgtgtgagctgtgttctgtgtgtgcagtgtgagaCAGTAGGGCGCCTGTTTACAGTCCTGTGAATAAAGAGGCAAAGTTCATCCTCTGGCCTCTTTATGCCACTATATTTCAGTGTCAGTTTAGGCTGGACATGACATGAACTCAGCAAATACATCATATGAAGCTTGTAAACTATGTCAACCAGGACAGTGGGGATTTTCTGAGTGATTGATTTTAGCTGATGTTTACTAAAGTATGTAggatttgtctttttctggagGTAATGCTATAATTCTCCTGACTTTTGTGTCCAGTGCTGTAACAGCCACTG carries:
- the bcl11ab gene encoding BCL11 transcription factor A b, giving the protein MSRRKQGKPQHLSKREFSPEPLSGVLPEEDSQDSPRLGVAQREPLKGDQDLLTCGQCHSRFPLADILLFIEHKRRQCNGSLCMDKPLDRPPSSPLASPLSTSSSHSRSHHQHPRRACHPVEVAVQVSPRDEDCLSTPLQGIIPKQENITDKEEPSSYTCTTCKQPFTSAWFLLQHAQNTHGFRIYLESEPGSPLTPRVAAAPGMGGDCASSQPPLHAVHLADGSPYSLLRMPGSGSGRESASTPREGRYPRTPPLFSPPPRHHLSPDDLALATHHPSAFDRVMRLNSVPLETPPMDFSRRLRELAGNATGASPPLSPNRPSPMQRLLQPFQPASKPPFSATPPLSTSQSPSGSRSTPNPISNTAQPGTPLKAKSCEFCGKTFKFQSNLIVHRRSHTGEKPFKCHLCNHACTQASKLKRHMKTHCQSKSSALNAKSDDGLSTASSPEPGTSDLIGSATDALKSVVAKFKSENNGLMPENGEEEEEEEEEEEEEEEEEEEEEEEEEEDGEEEEIETKPGVEEEEERNDYRFSLRLEGARHHQNSDALHPHRRSSSREPVDEDSALESDRADDGTTTTMNGLGPLSNDSLSRKLLSGGVSPGSLSPLSKRIKVEKDLDPPTPTIPNTENVYSQWLAGYAASRQLKDPFINFTGGDSRQSPFASSSEHSSENGSLRFSTPPGELDGERAASGRSGTGSGASTPHGNGRPSSKDGRRSDTCEFCGKVFKNCSNLTVHRRSHTGERPYKCELCSYACAQSSKLTRHMKTHGQMGKDVYKCEICHMPFSVYSTLEKHMKKWHSDRPLANDIKTE